One Acetobacter ghanensis DNA window includes the following coding sequences:
- a CDS encoding LolA family protein yields MNIVFRAVAALSAGLVLSTGVACAQEAGNAAETEATSSSVVPAHLSSADRAWVAKIEQALNRSLTFQARIQQIDAEGKRTTGTVWMKRPGQMRLAYDPPSPLLLVACQGKVVFRDSQLDQTTVIPMDRTPLGLLLAQHVSLSDGVTITAFRHEAGLVAVRLVRTASPGDGSLTLVFYETPLALRSWSVLDAQGRETRVTLFDVHPGADIPASMFDLPAQPEE; encoded by the coding sequence ATGAACATTGTTTTTCGCGCTGTTGCAGCATTGAGTGCCGGTCTGGTCCTGTCCACAGGGGTTGCGTGCGCGCAGGAGGCAGGCAATGCGGCGGAAACGGAAGCCACGTCTTCCTCCGTCGTGCCCGCGCACCTTTCATCCGCTGACCGGGCATGGGTCGCTAAGATCGAGCAGGCGCTCAACCGTTCGCTCACATTTCAGGCCCGTATCCAGCAGATAGATGCGGAGGGCAAACGCACAACCGGCACGGTGTGGATGAAGCGACCGGGGCAGATGCGGCTGGCGTATGACCCGCCTTCTCCGTTGCTGCTGGTAGCCTGTCAGGGCAAGGTTGTGTTCCGCGACAGCCAACTGGACCAGACCACGGTTATCCCCATGGACCGCACTCCCCTTGGGCTGCTGCTGGCCCAGCATGTCAGTTTGTCAGACGGGGTAACAATTACCGCGTTCCGGCACGAGGCCGGGCTGGTTGCAGTCAGGCTGGTGCGCACGGCCTCCCCCGGAGATGGCAGCCTGACACTGGTTTTTTACGAAACCCCACTGGCCCTGCGGTCGTGGAGTGTGCTGGATGCGCAGGGGCGCGAGACACGGGTTACCCTGTTTGATGTGCATCCGGGGGCGGATATTCCCGCCAGCATGTTTGACCTGCCCGCACAGCCGGAAGAATAG
- the ubiA gene encoding 4-hydroxybenzoate octaprenyltransferase, protein MSASPSHTDIRVTGWIARLPPSLQAYALLARLDRPVGTWLLWLPGVWGILLPQGVAPLERVRLIVLFGIGSLVMRAAGCVVNDMWDRDIDRQVARTAGRPLASGALSMGQAAAFLIVLLALGLGVLVQLNSLSWLLGVSSLVLVALYPLAKRFTWWPQLVMGFTFGFGAPMGYAAAAGHLAWAQAALYAATIVWQLGFDTIYGFQDMEDDARIGVKSTSRLMVGRARSFIGVCYGLTVLLLVVAGLLAGAGELFWPALLLPAVLFWRQAAAVDPSRPALCLAQFRSNREIGLTIALALAVGLLAV, encoded by the coding sequence GTGTCTGCTTCTCCCAGCCATACCGACATCCGGGTTACGGGATGGATTGCCCGCCTCCCTCCCTCCCTTCAGGCCTACGCATTACTGGCGCGGCTTGATCGGCCCGTTGGCACATGGTTGCTGTGGTTACCCGGCGTATGGGGCATTCTGCTGCCGCAGGGGGTTGCACCGCTGGAGCGTGTGCGGCTCATTGTGCTGTTTGGCATTGGCAGTCTGGTCATGCGGGCGGCGGGCTGCGTGGTAAACGATATGTGGGACCGCGATATTGACCGGCAGGTTGCGCGCACAGCGGGGCGGCCGCTGGCTTCGGGCGCGTTGAGTATGGGGCAGGCTGCGGCGTTCCTTATAGTGCTGCTGGCTCTTGGGTTGGGCGTGTTGGTACAGCTTAACAGCCTGTCCTGGCTGCTGGGCGTGTCTTCGCTGGTGCTGGTGGCGCTTTACCCGTTGGCCAAGCGCTTTACGTGGTGGCCGCAACTTGTCATGGGGTTTACGTTCGGCTTCGGTGCACCCATGGGGTATGCCGCAGCGGCCGGGCATCTGGCATGGGCACAGGCCGCTCTTTATGCTGCCACGATTGTCTGGCAGCTTGGGTTTGATACGATCTACGGTTTTCAGGACATGGAGGATGACGCCCGCATAGGCGTTAAGTCTACCTCGCGCCTTATGGTTGGCCGTGCGCGCTCCTTTATTGGTGTGTGTTACGGGCTTACGGTGCTGCTGCTGGTTGTGGCCGGTCTGCTGGCGGGGGCTGGGGAGTTGTTCTGGCCCGCTCTGCTGTTGCCTGCCGTGCTCTTCTGGCGTCAGGCTGCGGCGGTTGACCCGTCCCGTCCGGCATTGTGCCTTGCGCAGTTCCGCTCCAACCGGGAAATTGGCCTGACCATTGCGCTGGCTCTGGCTGTTGGTCTGCTGGCTGTCTGA
- a CDS encoding 16S rRNA (uracil(1498)-N(3))-methyltransferase: protein MNGLSRLPRLYVDPTLLPEAHEGAPCPILPDQARYLGTVLRKKAGDQVRVFHAGMGEWLASIAGIRKDRGSFTLERQLRPPHACPPLRLAFALLKRDATDLVLRMGTELGVTEFLPLVTERTNTHRINPDRLHAIALEAAEQCERLDIPTVAEVQTLPTLLGNWPQHTTLFAAIERLDERPASGPQAPPPVAQGDGLLIGPEGGLSDAECQTLLQRTFVAPISLGSLVLRADTAVVAGLALLGHSLRSGTVSSQ, encoded by the coding sequence ATGAATGGCCTCTCCCGCCTCCCCCGCCTGTATGTTGACCCCACCCTTCTGCCCGAAGCGCACGAAGGAGCCCCCTGCCCCATTCTGCCCGATCAGGCCCGTTACCTTGGCACTGTCCTGCGCAAAAAAGCGGGCGATCAGGTGCGTGTTTTCCATGCTGGCATGGGCGAATGGCTGGCCAGCATTGCCGGAATCCGCAAGGACCGTGGCAGTTTTACGTTGGAACGCCAGCTCCGCCCCCCGCACGCCTGCCCGCCACTCCGTCTGGCCTTTGCCCTGCTCAAGCGGGATGCCACCGATCTGGTCCTGCGCATGGGGACGGAACTGGGGGTGACCGAGTTTCTGCCCCTTGTAACGGAGCGCACCAACACACATCGCATCAACCCCGACCGGCTCCACGCCATAGCCCTTGAGGCCGCCGAACAGTGCGAGCGACTGGACATACCCACCGTTGCCGAGGTGCAGACCCTGCCCACACTTTTGGGCAACTGGCCACAACACACAACACTGTTTGCCGCTATTGAGCGGCTGGACGAACGGCCAGCCTCTGGCCCACAGGCACCGCCCCCTGTCGCACAAGGCGACGGACTCCTGATTGGACCAGAAGGTGGGTTGAGTGATGCCGAGTGCCAAACCCTGCTCCAGCGCACCTTTGTAGCCCCGATTTCCCTTGGTTCGCTTGTGTTACGGGCCGATACCGCCGTGGTTGCCGGGCTTGCACTGCTGGGCCACAGCTTGCGCTCTGGCACTGTTTCATCACAATAA
- a CDS encoding glutamate--cysteine ligase has product MSNPGASDETPVRSISQLAELLAQGCKPRDAWRIGTEHEKFGFVRPEATVGENAPQADHAAYASPPYAPQGIESLLRNLHKSEPDDWTSVLDNGHIIGLKGQGEAAGAAISLEPAGQFELSGAPLRTLHETAEELARHFDAVRPLARKLGLGFSPLGFHPTATRAQQPWMPKTRYGIMRDYMPKVGTLGLDMMQRTCTVQVNLDFGSEQDMVRKMQVSMALQPVATALFANSPFVEGKPNNFLSNRARVWTDTDNARSGMPACVFEKDFSFERYVEWALDVPMYFIMRDGKMRNVAGRSFRAWMQGDRQDGLEDVTPTLGDFEDHLTTAFPDVRLKQFIEMRGADAGSPEMMMALPALWTGLLYDDAALEAAWELVRTHPWEDYIKLRELVPMMGLDTPWGEGTVRDLAAHMLSIAMDGLQNRDMVDEHSQTSEWVYLAPLTALAAGAPTQAEHWLERYYGPWMGDASRIFLESEI; this is encoded by the coding sequence ATGTCCAACCCCGGTGCCTCTGACGAAACGCCTGTCCGTTCCATTTCTCAGCTTGCCGAACTGCTTGCACAGGGCTGCAAACCGCGTGATGCGTGGCGCATAGGCACCGAGCACGAAAAATTCGGTTTTGTGCGCCCTGAAGCCACTGTGGGCGAGAACGCACCGCAGGCGGACCACGCGGCTTACGCATCACCGCCCTACGCCCCACAGGGCATAGAAAGCCTGCTGCGCAACCTCCATAAATCCGAACCGGATGACTGGACCTCCGTGCTGGATAACGGCCACATTATTGGCCTTAAAGGTCAGGGTGAAGCCGCGGGCGCTGCTATTTCCCTCGAACCGGCGGGGCAGTTTGAGCTTTCTGGCGCGCCCCTGCGCACCCTGCATGAAACAGCGGAAGAACTGGCCCGCCATTTTGATGCCGTGCGCCCGCTGGCGCGCAAGCTGGGGCTGGGTTTTTCTCCCTTGGGCTTCCACCCCACTGCCACGCGCGCGCAACAGCCGTGGATGCCCAAAACACGCTACGGCATTATGCGGGACTACATGCCCAAGGTCGGCACCCTTGGGCTGGACATGATGCAGCGCACCTGCACCGTGCAGGTTAATCTGGACTTTGGCTCCGAGCAGGACATGGTGCGCAAAATGCAGGTCTCCATGGCGCTGCAACCTGTGGCCACCGCCCTGTTTGCCAACTCTCCGTTTGTGGAGGGCAAGCCCAACAACTTCCTGTCCAACCGTGCGCGGGTCTGGACCGATACGGACAATGCCCGCTCGGGTATGCCTGCCTGTGTGTTTGAAAAAGACTTCAGCTTTGAACGCTATGTGGAATGGGCGCTGGATGTGCCCATGTACTTCATCATGCGGGATGGCAAAATGCGGAACGTGGCAGGCCGCTCCTTCCGCGCATGGATGCAGGGCGACCGGCAGGACGGGCTGGAAGATGTCACCCCGACTCTGGGGGATTTTGAGGACCACCTGACAACCGCCTTCCCCGATGTGCGGCTCAAACAGTTTATTGAAATGCGCGGAGCCGATGCCGGTTCGCCCGAAATGATGATGGCCCTGCCCGCTCTATGGACCGGCCTGCTCTATGACGATGCTGCGCTTGAAGCCGCATGGGAGCTGGTCCGCACCCACCCGTGGGAAGATTACATCAAACTGCGCGAACTCGTCCCCATGATGGGGCTGGATACGCCGTGGGGTGAAGGGACGGTCCGTGATCTGGCGGCCCATATGCTGTCCATCGCCATGGATGGTTTGCAGAACCGCGATATGGTGGACGAGCACAGCCAGACGAGTGAGTGGGTGTACCTTGCTCCGCTTACCGCACTGGCCGCAGGTGCCCCCACACAGGCCGAACACTGGCTGGAACGTTATTATGGCCCGTGGATGGGAGATGCCTCGCGCATTTTCCTCGAAAGCGAGATCTGA
- a CDS encoding glycosyltransferase family protein: MKTCLVYRDRILPASEKAFMRRQYMAFNSLLPYWVGCHRDNPPADIASAMRIVGEGRMLGPLQRLAFRQMGWGAGRAVADLSPVVVHAQFGRGARWRCP; the protein is encoded by the coding sequence ATGAAGACGTGCCTTGTTTACCGGGACAGGATTTTACCTGCCTCCGAAAAGGCCTTCATGCGCCGCCAGTATATGGCGTTCAATTCCCTTCTGCCTTACTGGGTCGGCTGCCATAGGGACAACCCTCCGGCGGATATTGCCAGCGCCATGCGCATTGTTGGGGAAGGCCGCATGTTGGGGCCACTCCAGCGGCTGGCGTTCAGGCAGATGGGGTGGGGGGCTGGCCGCGCTGTGGCTGACCTATCGCCCGTTGTGGTACATGCCCAATTTGGGCGGGGGGCGCGTTGGCGCTGCCCATAG